In Arvicola amphibius chromosome 1, mArvAmp1.2, whole genome shotgun sequence, one DNA window encodes the following:
- the LOC119801151 gene encoding LOW QUALITY PROTEIN: DNA-(apurinic or apyrimidinic site) endonuclease-like (The sequence of the model RefSeq protein was modified relative to this genomic sequence to represent the inferred CDS: inserted 1 base in 1 codon; substituted 1 base at 1 genomic stop codon) gives MPKRGKKAVAEDGEEPKSEPETKKSKGAAKKKEKEAAGEGPVLYGDPPVQKTSPSGKSATLKICSXNVDGLRAWIKKKDLELVKEEAPDILCLQETKCSENKLPAELQDLPGLAHQYWLAPSDKEGYSGVGLFSRQCPLKVSYGIGEKEHDQEGRVIMAEFESFVLVTAYVPSAGRGLVRLEYRQRWDEAFRKFLKDLASRKPLVLCGDLNVAHEEIDLRNPKGNKKNAGFTPQERQGFGEMLQDVPLADSFRHLYPSTAYAYTFWTYKMNARAKNVGWRLDYFLLSHSLLPALCDSKIRSKALGSDHCPXTLYLAL, from the exons GAACCCAAGTCAGAGCCGGAGACCAAGAAGAGTAAAGGGgcagcaaagaaaaaagagaaagaggccgCGGGAGAGGGCCCTGTCTTGTATGGGGACCCTCCAGTTCAGAAAACCTCACCCAGTGGTAAATCTGCCACTCTCAAGATATGCTCCTGAAATGTGGATGGGCTTCGAGCCTGGATTAAGAAGAAAGATTTAGAGTTGGTAAAGGAAGAAGCACCAGATATCTTGTGCCTCCAAGAAACCAAATGCTCAGAGAACAAACTCCCGGCTGAACTTCAAGACCTGCCTGGACTCGCCCATCAGTACTGGTTGGCTCCATCAGACAAGGAAGGATATAGCGGTGTGGGTTTATTTTCCCGCCAGTGCCCACTCAAAGTCTCTTATGGCATTGGTGAGAAAGAACATGATCAAGAAGGCCGGGTGATTATGGCTGAGTTTGAGTCCTTTGTCCTCGTAACAGCCTACGTCCCCAGTGCAGGCCGGGGTCTGGTAAGACTGGAGTACCGACAGCGTTGGGATGAAGCCTTTCGCAAGTTTCTGAAGGACTTGGCTTCCCGAAAGCCACTTGTGCTATGTGGGGACCTCAATGTGGCTCATGAAGAGATTGACCTTCGAAaccccaaaggaaacaaaaagaatgctGGCTTCACTCCCCAGGAGCGCCAAGGCTTTGGGGAGATGCTGCAGGATGTCCCGCTGGCTGACAGCTTCCGGCATCTCTACCCCAGCACCGCCTATGCGTACACCTTTTGGACTTACAAGATGAATGCTCGGGCTAAGAATGTCGGTTGGCGCCTTGATTACTTTTTGTTGTCGCACTCTCTTTTACCTGCATTGTGTGACAGCAAGATCCGCTCCAAGGCTCTGGGCAGTGACCACTGTC TCACCCTCTACCTCGCCCTGTGA